Part of the Esox lucius isolate fEsoLuc1 chromosome 25, fEsoLuc1.pri, whole genome shotgun sequence genome, ACTGTGCAGACAATCATGGACTAATGTACGCGCGGGATCAAAGGACAGGGACACACTCAAACACCacgtctgtggtgtgtgtgtgtgtgtgtgtgtgtgtgtgcgcgcaggTATAAAGAAGACATCGAAATCAACCCACGGATCCCTTCACCAGAGACAAGTGGGTAAATATCCAACAGTGGGCCGACACTGGTCCCATGTGGACACGTTTTACTGTGGGTCCAATGTTTCTCGCTtaaatcagtggttcccaaccttttctgATCACTGTAACGTCTTCATTTCGCTCTGCCGGAGTTACTGAAGTCCACCCTCACGGCATTTTATCACTAACACTAAGGTCTCATGGCTCTTCTCAAGTACCACTTGTTGAGGTACTAATTCTTAGTACCTCTCgttgggaaccactgaagcGGACATTTTTCACGCTGTTGAGCTGAGCTACACTGCACTGGCCGGGTTAATCAGCTATTGTAGTTACTGGAACTAAAAAAACAGGAATGGAAAATTTCGGAGCCACCGCAGTATGGTTTGGGTTGGACCCTTGGGTTGAATCAGGCATCTCACAGTCCCGGGTACTGTGTTTTCCAAGGATATATATCTGGATTTATCGTATAGGATTGCATGCATGCGTTCAAGTCAGCATCtcttgtttcttcttttttttttacacatttaaacCTTTCCAAATAGGCAAAATCCAGATCGATGTGTTGTGAAAAACCTGGCCCAGGAGTTTTTCTTCCGTTCTAATCGTTGTGTCGGATCTCTGTGTTCGTATTGCCGTACTTGGACAAAGGTCTGATTCTAGGGGTCATCGGGGATGGCAGATGTCAAGCGTTGGTGGACTGTGACGCAGACTCCAAATTGCATCGTCCAAAAGCCGGGGACTGAACTGAAAGGCAGAGACGGAGAATTTAATCTTGTCCCGAAACTTTGCAGCCCCCCTGGGCGGGCACACACGGGATGAAGACGGCGGTGGACCTCAGATTTGGCTGAGTTGTAACTCTCTATGCACACCATTGGCCACACTGGAAGCCACCACGTGTGTCAGCAGTGAAAATGATAATCAAACGATGAATGATAATCCGACGTCACTATGTGATATGTCATCAAAGATGTGTTCATTCCTTTCTGTGGAACGTCGTGGTCCGTGTAGGTTACGCACTTCCCTAGTCGGGCTGTTCCTTATCGCGGGAAGCCAGGTTTTGAACAAAAAGGGAGCCGTCTCCTCTCTTGTCAAGCGTAATCTGATGGTTTATTTTCACCTGGattctctgtctcctttttacttttattttgttgttgttcgagtgaacttgattttttttgtcattgtgtgaaGGAAACTGTTATGTATCCTGACATTCTGATCATGAACTGCATGTGTAAAGATGATTGTCTTATATGCCTCTGATATTGTAATTATCATTGACCAATGGTGATTTCTTAACAGTGATATGCTCGTTGACATGATATCATCGATCAGTTGTGTTACAGCTGTCCTTGCTGTCGTGTACTCGTTTGTTTGTCAGTTATTGtttgtgtaagaaaaaaaggaataatTCAGGGTAACTTGCTCAGTTTTGTGCTTTACTCAGTCTGCCATTGCTTTGAAACCTTTACTGTCATAGATATTGACATTGTCTTCCTTTAATAATATATGGGGAATGGGAAGACAGGATGGACTGTGTGAGTGAATGAGGGGAAAGACTATTGTTGCGGCATCCCTGTGTACTGTCTATCTCTATGTGAAACGTATGTTGTGACTGCCATCCTGTGGTGGGTTTGTGTAACTACTTCGCAAAATAAACAACCTGTTTCGATGGCTTACTGTGTTTACAGTTGGATGGAATAATATGTTGTCGGCCATTTCAGTTgacaaacaaataatttttccaGACCAGGTGTAGAGATGTTGtcatcttttaattattttgataaCCATGCCGTGTATATCAAGCCCTCCAAAGGATGTATTTTAAAACCCATTTTGACAGTCATTGAACATAAGTTGATACAGAATACAGCAATATCGTCAAAAGGGTCATTTAGCCCGTGGGTTAAAATTTCACAATACTGCTGAGCATTAGCCACCCCAATGTGGATAAGCGTTTGGTCTGTCCTTTGGATTAAATATCTAAATGAATTAATACGGTAAAAGATGTTGCCAGTTTTGTTTCCTCTGAGAAAGCGGCGTCTTCCCTAATGCTTCTGCCTCACCGTCGCTTCCATGTCACGGCTCGGTCACTCGGCCCACAAACAGAGGGGCTTGGGAACTGTCACTCCACACTATCAACAGGAAGGGCCTGAGGGCTGAAAAAATAGACAAGGAGCGGGAGAAGGAGAAGCTGGAGGCTGCCGCGGCCTCCACACCTTCCTCCGTCAGAGACAAGAAGGCCTTGTGGCGGGCTTCTGTCAGGACCAACTGCTGTTCGGCCGCGAGGCCACACAGGTTGGGGTCTTGGAACAGCTCGGTCAAACCTAGCGGGTGATATGGGTGCACGAGTAGAGGAGGGCGAGTTAGATATGAAGGAGAAAGTAGATAGATGAATAAAGGGGGGGAGAAGATAAGGTAGGTTCAACAATAAAAGGTTAGCTCATTCTAATACCCCACAACTCTGCGTCCCACTATTGAACAAGGGAAGAGCTTCTTTGGTTATGACTGAGCAtggccggctctagccttttgggggccctaatgCAACATTTTATCTGGGGCCCCTCCCCTAGCAGTGTCTATTGATTGGGGGGCCCTAAACGGCCACTTACGTTGTTTATGTCTAGAACCGGCCCTGTGAATGAGTGACTTTTTGTAGGTAAGGTTAGCTGAAATGCAGAGAGACGGACAGGCAGACTGACCTATATCGCTGAGCAGGCTGTTCATCTCAGTCTGGATGTCCAGTTTGATTTTGGGCAGACTGACCTCGACCATTTGGAGAGGCGCCTTCTTCATCTCATCTACCATACGGCTAACCGCCGTGTCCTTCATTTTGCCCTCCACCAGTTTTAGATCTTTGAGCTTGTTAGTGGGCGGGAGCAGGACGAAAAGGCTGCTATCACCCGAGAGAGGGAACATCGCCACCTACAAGTGAAAGGCAGGGTCAGGACGTTCCAGTATTCAATAGATTAGTATGGGCGTGTGTGACTTCATGTTTAGGTGATGGTGTTTTTTCCATGCTAACCTGGGCCATCAGAGCCGGGACGTATTGCATTGCCAGCTGGTATTTGTTACTGTAGAGGACGGGCGTTGATACTATATTACCATTCAGTTTTACAAATGGTGAGTGTTTCTTTTTGGTATCAAACTTTGTCTTCCACTGACCTGTAACAGGTATTTTAATTATCCACAAGCTTCATATCAGCTAAAATGCATCATTTAGTTAaccataaaaaacatatttctcacacacacatacacacacaagcattatAAATACTCACTGTAAACTCACCATTAAAATACACAGCATTCAGGAGGACCAGTTCAGTGTTAGCGGGAACAGAGTCAACCAGATGTTCGATTTTATGGTTAGTTTGCTTTGCCACCCAACTGTTGATCATTTCCACATTTTTCTCACTGCTATTTGTTAATTTCACTGGATCCGCATCATAGAACTGCGTGGATTGGTTGGTAAATGACTCACTTAATTTAATGTCTGAGGGGGAGAGACATGCAAAGactgaatgacagacagacagtgagaggtgATGGAGAGTATCATAATTAAATAGAGATCAATTTATAgttaaaataagtaaaaattGTGCTCCAGCAGTACTATGGTTATAGTAGATCTGGGAGGCCATCTTCAGTGTGTCGCTAAGTTTCAGCTTCAGTTTCTTCATCTCAGTGTGAACACAGAAGAAGtcgtgagacagacagagagcagatTCTAACTTTCTCCTCGTCTCACCACGAGCGCCTTGGCAAGAGAGATTAGGAGAAACAGAatagaaacaaaatgtttcagtcaGTGAGATTCTTTCCAGAATTAACTTTTAACTTTTCATCAATGGAGGTCTACAACAGGAGTATAATTGTGCGTCCATCCTGGGTTTTTCACAGCGGTTGGCATCGAACACTTGGTGTATTACCAGCCCCTACTGTGTTGGGAGTGTGGGCCAGCTTCAGGGAGGGTCAAATCAGTGTTCTTCACAAATGGTCAAACAGGGCCACATTGGTTAAAAAGACATAATTGTGAGGGCCACCAGAAGACAAAGGAATGCATCCCATAATGCAACGGTGGACACATCACAGACCAAACATACGGTCATCGTGGGCCACCTGCCATGCAATGAAGAGCACTGGTCTAAATCCTTCCTACCAACCCGAGGAATATGAACACATATTGTACCCTATGTCTGAACCCACCCCACACAAAATACTCTTTAAACTCCATTATTGTATTACTCCTGCTCTCAAATCTATTCCTCGTCTCGCTCTCTCCCGCTCAAATCACCCACTCTGTATCAACACATAATCTACAGTGGTTGGATGTCGTTTCCTCAAATTCCCTTTTAAAGAAAACCAACAAAACAATTTTTTCTTACCCAGTAACAAGTGGGTTAGTATTCCACTAATGCTGATTGGAGAGAAGAGCATGTTTTCTGTGGGTTTTGATTGGCTCAGCTTGGCATAAAGTTTCATGGAAAACTCGTTCAAGGATTCTTTTAGTATCACTTCCCACGACCGGCTGGTCTCGTCTTGGCACGAGTCCCAAGGGGTCACGAACTCACCACAGGAGAAAGGAGGGACTGTTGGCTTAGCTAAGAGAAGAATAAGGAATTAAATTAGACATGGAAATGAATATACAGGGAACCGCGCTTGAGCGTGTAGAAGAAGACAGTAGGGGCAACTTTTTAGGTACCTTCTACAAATAGCTCAATTGTATTGATGTTAATGCTGCCACTGCCTTCGTTCTCAGTTGTCTCACAGAAGTACATTCCAGCATCTTCCATGGTGACCCTGTTAAGTGTGATGGTCAAGTCGTTTTCTAGGGGCCCATACAGCCATTCTAACCTGCCTCGGTCCTCCAGTTGTCCAATCTCCATAGGATTTAACTGCTTTCGGGTGTCATTTATCATTTCTTTATCATGCTTGTACCACTTGGTTTCTTGGGTGGTTGAACGTTCGCAAGGTAAATTCACGTTGGAGCCTTCATAAACCCTCATGCTGTAGCTGCTGGACACTGGGAagggcaaaaaaacaaacaagcagaTAGATGACACAACAGGGGAAAAGATTTAAAGACCAAACTTTAATATGCATGCAATATTTGTTCATCTGCAgacttcataaaaaaaatttgcaGACCCACGTTTCACCAGTTTTTCCTTTGGGTCGCATTTAAAAAGGGTCACATTCATTGTGGGCTAAAACACAAATCAGCAGTTATATTCTAAGCTTGACACAGAAAATGCTGCTGAGAATAGATGAAGACCCGTTTTTCTCCATCATAGATCCTGAGATTCATTACTACGTATAAAAGTGTAGGCACACCAATAAATACAGATGGAAAAAGCGGATGCGTGATTTAGTTTAAACATAATTCTAACATTTTACAAGTGAGGCGTTAAAGCCAGAAGTGTCTATTTCAAAGTAGACAATAAACATGTCAGAGGCGGTTGTGACAGAAATAGGTGTTTCCTCACCATCAACCTGGACTATGTGTGTTTTTCGCAATTCAATATCATCCTGCTTGATCACACATTCATATTCCCCCCTGTCGGCAGCACTGACAGAAGGTAATTCCAAATAGAAGCCATCTTCAGAGAGCTCGAGTGGCATTTGGTGGTCGGGAACCAGTAATGCCTTGTATTTCCAGGTGATCTTGGCCCCGgcaaaactgtttttattttgtccagGGAGGCATGGTAAAACCAGTATGGAGCCAGGTTCAACTTGCACGAACCCAATAGAGAACGAGGAAAGctggatggagagacagggagacaaatAACCCAACAGGATGGAGGAGGCTGTAACTTACAATGAGGCGTGTTTGCATTTGTCCTGAAAACCAGTTTAATATTACAATTCAATATGGGCAGGTTTCCCAGAACTAGATTAAGCCTACTCTCCTGAGCCTACGCTCAAAAAGTGCCTGATTTGGAGGAGTGCTGATCCAGCCTCAGGTCTGCGACGTCTAGTTCATATAATCGTATTTCGTTTGATCTGAACACTCAAACAGATCAGCACTTTGTGACTACGAGCCTGTGACTAAAAAGCCCTCTCAGATATTCGGCGATGAACATGCTTTTGGAGCGCAGGTGTGAGCCAAACCTGTCTCCAGGAAAGAGTGCATTTGTGTTTACCTCGAGGACGAGCAGGAGGGAGGAGCACGACAGGACTGAAAACCTCATCTAGTGGAGACGAAGGGGGGGTAAAGTGGGACGAGAAAACATAGTGGACAAGTGGACAGTGAATTCAGAAAATCAATGAGACACAAAAGCAAACCAGTTCTGATTGACACGCATTATTATTCTTACTTAGTCTGATTTGTAATTCGCCCATATTCTTCCTATTTAAGCACAATGAGATTATTAAATTCACTTAGCAATAATATTTACAGCAAGGAGCTAGACTAGACTAATTACTTTAATTATACCTTCAGTTATTGCCCATGAGATGGTTTTATTATGTGATGGTCAATGCTAGATAtttcaaaatgcattaaaaaaatactcACTGCAGGTCGCTTGCGAATAATACAGCTTCTGATACAACACACAAGTGATTATGTTGTTTCTCCACTGAAAAAAGGTACACGTCCTACTGCCGGAGACCTTGTGTGTCCGTCCTCACTTTCACCACAACCTTTCACCAAAAACTGcttattgtttgtttaaaggTCTTGTGTATTTGCACTTTGTACGGGCCGATTTACCCAAAATCACATGGTTATTTGGaaatttggaaatgttggccgttttttctgtttgttttttttgtttttgttttaaatacccGGTTATGACCCTCCCCTTgtactgaattttttttttttttaaacatttacacaccCTAAACCTCATAAAAGTTACTCACAAAAAAATGATTATGACCAGAAATAGTGATAACTATAGCAACAGTGTTTATAGGTATCGACTTTTGTGAAATAGTCATAGAAACTCTGGCAATGTACTTCCAGGTCCTAAAAAAAATCAAGTGGTTGCGTGAAGAACCGTGGTAGTGAGAGGATGTGGGGGGCAGACACCGTCCCTTCTCCACGTCGCTTCCGTAGGAGTGTCCTGCCAGGTAGAAGGCCATCCCAGAAGGCCATCCCAGAAGGCCATCCCAGAGGACACAGACCCCGAGACGCCTGGCACTGACGGGTGGACTGAAGGCTCACGCAGTCAAATCCAGCGAATGCATCTGAGTGATCAGTCGACCTGGGCAGTGCGGAGAACCTCTGTGAGGGTGGTCTGGGTTGAAGCCTGACCGATTAGGGTCGAGATGGTCGTCTGAAGAGATATGACAGGAGGGCTGGTCAGAGACAGCACGCTCAAGCATTTTGGaatggtgagagagatggaataTCAATCACTGAAGCTAAGAATATTGCTATTAATGCTGATCTACCATTGGGCATATGACATCACTCTTGGGAATGTTTAATCCATCTCTGCACACTGAACACTCAGCTACGTCATAGAAACTTCCCTATGAAACCAACCAGATCAGCTCCCTCTCTGGGAGTTTTGTAAACCGCACATTTGAACTACAAGTGTATTTTCCCCATCCTATCTCGACAAGTCCATGTGATTTTGTCTGGAGTGAGGTGCACCTGTCTCCCAGTTCTGTGGTAATGGCCGTGTAGGCCATCAGGTGCTGTTCCACGTTAGCAGTTTGTTTTGGAGAGAGGAACTTCAGTGGGAGCACAAGCAGCCCCAATCATTATTCTGACACCAGCAATAAGAGTAGCTTCTGATCTTAGGCAAGCCATTTTTCCAGAGTGTATGACTAATGTGAccacttacagtggatataaaaagtctacacaaccctgataaaatgcaggtttttgtgatgtaaaagaatgagacaaagataaatcatgtcagaactttttccacttttaatgtgacctataatgtgaacaattcaattgaaaaacaaactgaaatatttgagggggacaaattaaaaataaaaaccttccaataacctggttgcgtaagtgtgcacaccctcttataactggggatgtgtgttcagaattaaccaatcacattcaaactcatattaaataaaattcattacacacctgccatcatttaaagtgactctgattaatcacaaataaagttcagcagtTCTAGAAGGACTTTccagaattgtttttgttacatctcagagcaaaagccatggtctgcagagagcttcgaaagcatcagagggatctcattgttgaaagatatcagtcaggagaagggtacaaaagaatttccaaagaattagatttaccatggaacacagtgaagacagtcatcatcaagtggagaaaatatggcacaacagagacattaccaagaactggacatccctctaaaattgatgaaaagacgagaagaaaactggtcagggtggcttccaataggcctacaacaacattaaaggaactgcaggagtttgtggcaagtactggctgtgtgctacatgtgacaataatctcccgtattcttcatatgattgggccatggggtagggtggcaagactgaagccttttcttacaaagaaaaacatccaagcaccagctgaagtttgcaaaaacaaacatcaactccccaaaagcacgtgggaaaatgtgttatggtctgatgaaaccaaggttgaacattttggccataattccaaaaggtatgtttggtgcaaaaacaacactgcacagtgaagcatggtggtggcagcatcatgctttggggctgtttttcttcagctggaaacggggccttagtcaaggtggagggaattatgaaaagttccaaataccaggcaattttggcacagaaccttcaggcgtccgttagaaagctgaagatgaagttcacctttcagcccgacaatgacccaaagcacacatccaaatccacaaaagcatggcttcaccagaacaagattaacgttttggaatggcccagctagagcccagacctgaatccaattgaacatctgtggggtgatttgaagagggctgcgcacaggagatgtcctcgccatctgacagatttgcaccacttttgcaaagaagagtgggcaaatattgccatgtcaagatgtaccatgctaatagactcctacccaaaaacactgaatgctgtaataaaatcaaaaggtccttcaacaaagtattagtttcagggcgtgcacacttatgcaaccgggTTATTATGAGTTTTtctattttccccctcaaagatttcagtttgtttttcaattgaattgttcacgttatgggtcacatgaaaggtggaaaaagttctgacatgatttatctttgtctcattcttttacaagaacctggcattttaacaggggtttgtagactttttatttcaACTGTATATCTGTCTTCTTTGAGTTTGTAATGGCGGTTTCCAGTATGACTCATGCATAAAATTAAATGCCACTAAT contains:
- the serping1 gene encoding plasma protease C1 inhibitor; amino-acid sequence: MRFSVLSCSSLLLVLELSSFSIGFVQVEPGSILVLPCLPGQNKNSFAGAKITWKYKALLVPDHQMPLELSEDGFYLELPSVSAADRGEYECVIKQDDIELRKTHIVQVDVSSSYSMRVYEGSNVNLPCERSTTQETKWYKHDKEMINDTRKQLNPMEIGQLEDRGRLEWLYGPLENDLTITLNRVTMEDAGMYFCETTENEGSGSININTIELFVEAKPTVPPFSCGEFVTPWDSCQDETSRSWEVILKESLNEFSMKLYAKLSQSKPTENMLFSPISISGILTHLLLGARGETRRKLESALCLSHDFFCVHTEMKKLKLKLSDTLKMASQIYYNHNIKLSESFTNQSTQFYDADPVKLTNSSEKNVEMINSWVAKQTNHKIEHLVDSVPANTELVLLNAVYFNGQWKTKFDTKKKHSPFVKLNGNIVSTPVLYSNKYQLAMQYVPALMAQVAMFPLSGDSSLFVLLPPTNKLKDLKLVEGKMKDTAVSRMVDEMKKAPLQMVEVSLPKIKLDIQTEMNSLLSDIGLTELFQDPNLCGLAAEQQLVLTEARHKAFLSLTEEGVEAAAASSFSFSRSLSIFSALRPFLLIVWSDSSQAPLFVGRVTEP